From the genome of Petrotoga sibirica DSM 13575:
AATAAGCTTTAGCTTTTTTAAAAAGTGGACGATGTTTTTAGAAACAAGATTTTGATTTAAAAGGGTTACAGGGCGGAGCCCTCCCACCTCTCTCCGACGGTTGGGGCAAGATGCATTAAATGAGTTTTAGCTTTTTTAAAAAGAGGAATAATATATTGAATGGAGGTAAAATATGGATGAAAATAACTTAGAAAAACAAATATTGGAAATAATAGATAAAAAGTCAACGATACAAAAAGAATTATATGAAAATCTAAATGCATTTCAAAAATCAGAAAAGACTAAAATTAGAAGAATACTAAAAAAACTCCTAAGTGAAGGAAAAATAATTAAAGATTCACAAAACAGATACAGAAAATTAGACGAAAACATGGCTGTTGGAACTATCGAATTCACAAAGAGTGGGAACATGGCTTTTGTGCAATGCCAAGATGGAAGCGAAATTGCTGTGAAGGTTGAAAATTCTGGAATCAGTTTGCATAAAGATTTAGTTTTGGTTGAAATAATAGGTAAATGGCGTGATTTAAAAGAAGGTAGAGTAGTTAGAATATTAAAAAGAGGGTTAAAATATGTGGTGGGTGAGTTTGTAAGAAAGGGGATCTTTGGATTCGTTATACCCATTGATGGAAAAATAAACACGGATTTTTACGTAGCCCCAGAAGGTATAGGAAAAGTTAAAAATGGACAAATAGTGAAAGCCCAGATAACAAAATATCAATCTCCTACGAAAAATCCTGAGGTCAAGATAGTAGATGTCCTTGGGGACAAAGATGATCCTTCCATAGATTTGCCTGTAGTGATCTTCAAGCACGATTTACCTGAGCCAGGTTATTTCCCTCCAAAAGTCTTACAAGAGGCTAAAGAACTTCCAAATAGACTTTCTGAAAATGAAATTAAGGGAAGAAAAGATTTTAGAGAAGAAACTATATTTACTATCGATGGTGATACGGCAAAAGATTTTGATGATGCCGTTGGTATAAAAAAGTTAGATAACGGCAATTATTTACTCGGGGTACATATAGCAGATGTATCTCATTATGTAAGAAATAACAGTGCTCTTGATAGAGAGGCCTACAAACGCGGTACAAGCGTTTACTTAATCGACACCGTTATTCCCATGCTTCCATTTGAGTTATCCAACTGGATATGTTCTTTGGTTGAAGATGAAGATAGATTGACAATGTCCCTACTAATGGAAATTGACCCTTATGGAAACTTGGTAAACTCAAAAATATACAACGGAGTGATAAGAAGTACCAAAAGATTGACCTATAGAAAAGTTAATGAACTCCTATCTGACAATTGTAGTGAAGAAGTAAAAAAAGAAATAGGATTTTTAAAGCCAGATCTTGAGATGATGAAAGAACTGATGGAAATACTTGGTGCAAAAAGAAAAGAAAGAGGTTCGATAATCGACATTGAAAGCAACGAAGTATACTTTGAATTCGATGAAAAGGGCTATGTAAAGGATATCATCCCTGTGGAAAGAGGCATATCGGAAGAAATGATCGAAGAGTTCATGGTTTTGGCCAATGAAACAGTTGCTTCATA
Proteins encoded in this window:
- the rnr gene encoding ribonuclease R, which produces MDENNLEKQILEIIDKKSTIQKELYENLNAFQKSEKTKIRRILKKLLSEGKIIKDSQNRYRKLDENMAVGTIEFTKSGNMAFVQCQDGSEIAVKVENSGISLHKDLVLVEIIGKWRDLKEGRVVRILKRGLKYVVGEFVRKGIFGFVIPIDGKINTDFYVAPEGIGKVKNGQIVKAQITKYQSPTKNPEVKIVDVLGDKDDPSIDLPVVIFKHDLPEPGYFPPKVLQEAKELPNRLSENEIKGRKDFREETIFTIDGDTAKDFDDAVGIKKLDNGNYLLGVHIADVSHYVRNNSALDREAYKRGTSVYLIDTVIPMLPFELSNWICSLVEDEDRLTMSLLMEIDPYGNLVNSKIYNGVIRSTKRLTYRKVNELLSDNCSEEVKKEIGFLKPDLEMMKELMEILGAKRKERGSIIDIESNEVYFEFDEKGYVKDIIPVERGISEEMIEEFMVLANETVASYFDVQGLPFIYRIHENPDPDVLLQLRNYLDILGINVKFPQNIHPKVLQEILEKTKNHPLSKNIQMMLVRSMKRALYSEENVGHFGLASSSYTHFTSPIRRYPDLVVHRLLKEFIKHKGTLSKKEIKKYSEMLPKIAKNSSEMERVADQAEWDLIDMKKVEYISRHIGEVFWVYITGVTRFGLFVEIPQKMISGLIHISELSGDYYIYDERDNTLKGERTGNVYRIGDKLQAKVVRADKIGTEVDFVPYTEDDFEKLKKEHPHAKIKVNKKNKKKRKKS